The following are encoded together in the Parabacteroides chongii genome:
- the pruA gene encoding L-glutamate gamma-semialdehyde dehydrogenase, with protein MDNAIFRFPKPGNEPVKSYAPGSSEKAALKKTLAQLSDEEWDIPLIIGGKEVRTGNTGKVVMPHDHHHVLATYHKAGEKEVQMAIDAAMKAHKDWSELPWVERASVMLRVAELFTTKYRYLLNASVMLGQSKNPFQAEIDAPCELIDFLRFSTFYASQVYADQPYSEPGILNRMEYRALEGFVFSLTPFNFTSIACNLNMAPAMMGNVAVWKPSTTAIHSNYLLMKVFQEAGLPDGVVNFIPGQGSVIGKVVTGSRDLAGFHFTGSTATFNTLWRQMGENLGHYKSYPKIVGETGGKNFIFVHPSAPALDVATAIVRGAFEYQGQKCSAGSRAYIPASMWKEVKDLVGDMLKEIKMGDVQDFTNFINAVIDEASFDNIMSYINYAKQSPDAEIVFGGNGDKSVGYFVEPTVIKTTDPMFKSMVEEIFGPVITIFVYDDDKYEETLELCDRTSPYGLTGSIFARDRYAIDTAFNKLRYAAGNFYINDKPTGAVIAQQPFGGSRASGTNDKAGGPLNLIRWTNPRCIKEALVPPTSYGYPFLGEK; from the coding sequence ATGGATAACGCTATTTTTAGATTTCCTAAGCCTGGTAATGAGCCGGTAAAATCGTATGCACCCGGATCGAGTGAAAAAGCAGCATTGAAAAAGACATTAGCGCAATTGTCGGATGAAGAATGGGATATCCCATTAATCATCGGAGGAAAAGAAGTTCGTACCGGAAATACCGGTAAAGTGGTTATGCCACACGATCACCACCATGTATTGGCAACTTACCATAAAGCTGGTGAGAAAGAGGTACAAATGGCCATCGATGCCGCTATGAAAGCGCACAAAGACTGGTCGGAACTGCCTTGGGTCGAACGTGCTTCCGTAATGCTAAGGGTGGCGGAGCTTTTTACTACAAAATATCGTTATCTGTTGAATGCCTCTGTCATGCTGGGACAAAGCAAGAATCCGTTCCAGGCGGAGATCGACGCTCCTTGCGAACTGATCGACTTTCTGCGTTTCAGCACGTTCTATGCGAGTCAGGTGTATGCCGACCAGCCTTATTCTGAACCGGGCATCCTGAACCGGATGGAATATCGTGCCCTGGAAGGTTTTGTGTTCTCGTTGACACCGTTCAACTTTACCTCTATCGCCTGCAACTTGAATATGGCTCCGGCTATGATGGGGAATGTGGCTGTATGGAAACCATCTACAACAGCTATCCATTCGAATTATTTGTTGATGAAGGTGTTCCAGGAAGCCGGGCTTCCGGACGGCGTAGTCAATTTTATTCCGGGACAGGGCAGTGTGATCGGTAAGGTGGTAACAGGCAGCCGTGATTTGGCTGGTTTCCATTTCACGGGTTCTACTGCAACATTCAATACGCTATGGCGTCAGATGGGGGAAAACCTCGGCCATTATAAATCTTATCCGAAGATTGTCGGTGAAACAGGAGGAAAGAACTTTATCTTTGTTCATCCGTCTGCTCCGGCTTTGGACGTGGCAACGGCTATCGTTCGCGGTGCTTTTGAATATCAGGGACAGAAATGTTCTGCCGGATCACGTGCTTATATTCCTGCTTCCATGTGGAAAGAAGTAAAAGACCTGGTAGGGGATATGCTGAAAGAGATCAAGATGGGAGATGTACAGGACTTTACGAACTTTATCAATGCTGTTATCGATGAGGCTTCGTTCGATAATATCATGAGCTATATCAATTATGCGAAACAATCACCGGATGCAGAGATCGTCTTTGGCGGTAATGGTGATAAATCGGTAGGCTATTTTGTTGAACCGACTGTTATCAAGACGACTGATCCGATGTTCAAGAGCATGGTGGAAGAGATCTTCGGGCCGGTCATTACTATTTTTGTCTATGATGACGATAAATATGAAGAAACGCTCGAACTGTGCGACCGCACTTCTCCGTACGGTCTGACCGGTTCAATCTTTGCACGCGACCGGTATGCGATCGACACAGCTTTCAATAAGCTCCGTTATGCGGCAGGTAACTTCTATATCAATGATAAGCCGACCGGTGCCGTTATTGCACAGCAGCCGTTCGGCGGTTCGAGAGCTTCCGGTACGAACGACAAGGCTGGTGGTCCGTTGAACCTGATCCGCTGGACGAATCCTCGTTGTATCAAAGAGGCTTTGGTCCCGCCTACTTCTTACGGCTATCCGTTCTTAGGAGAAAAATAG
- a CDS encoding aspartate aminotransferase family protein — protein MNLFDVYPLFNIEIVKGKGCHVWDSEGTEYLDLYGGHAVISVGHSHPTYVAAITDQVNKLGFYSNSVINSLQQKLADKLGKASGYDDYSLFLINSGAEANENALKLASFHNGKKRVIAFKHAFHGRTSAAVRVTDNPKIIAPVNEDLAVTYLPLNDAVAVEAELQKGDVSSVIIEGIQGVGGIQLPTDDFMKELRALCTKYEACLILDEIQSGYGRSGKFFAHQYAGIQPDLISVAKGIGNGFPMSGLLISPMFKPVYGMLGTTFGGNHLACAAAIAVLDIMENEKLVDNAAKVGEFLIEELHKLPGIKEVRGRGLMIGIEFEESIKEVRSQLLFEEKVFTGVAGTNTIRLLPPLCLTMDEAKEFLARFKKVLNK, from the coding sequence ATGAATTTATTCGACGTATACCCTTTATTTAATATAGAAATAGTAAAAGGCAAAGGATGCCATGTATGGGACAGCGAAGGTACAGAATACCTCGACCTGTATGGCGGCCATGCCGTTATCTCCGTCGGTCATAGCCATCCTACTTATGTAGCTGCTATCACCGATCAAGTGAACAAATTGGGATTTTATTCCAACTCCGTCATCAATAGCCTGCAACAAAAACTGGCTGACAAGTTGGGAAAAGCTTCCGGTTATGACGATTATTCCTTGTTCCTGATCAACTCCGGTGCCGAAGCAAACGAAAATGCGTTGAAACTGGCTTCCTTCCACAATGGGAAGAAACGGGTAATCGCTTTCAAGCACGCTTTCCACGGACGTACTTCTGCTGCCGTTCGCGTCACTGATAATCCGAAGATCATCGCTCCGGTCAACGAAGACTTGGCTGTTACTTACCTGCCGTTAAACGATGCGGTAGCTGTTGAAGCCGAATTGCAGAAAGGGGACGTTTCTTCCGTTATTATTGAAGGTATCCAGGGTGTCGGCGGTATCCAGCTTCCGACAGACGACTTCATGAAGGAATTGCGTGCTTTATGTACCAAATATGAAGCATGTTTGATCCTGGATGAAATCCAGTCCGGTTACGGTAGAAGCGGAAAGTTCTTTGCCCATCAATATGCTGGTATCCAGCCGGATTTGATTTCGGTAGCCAAAGGGATCGGTAACGGTTTCCCGATGAGCGGTTTGCTGATCAGTCCGATGTTTAAACCTGTTTACGGCATGCTGGGAACGACTTTCGGAGGTAACCATCTGGCTTGTGCTGCTGCTATCGCTGTATTGGATATCATGGAAAACGAGAAGTTGGTTGACAATGCAGCCAAAGTCGGAGAATTCCTGATCGAAGAGTTACACAAACTGCCGGGAATCAAGGAAGTTCGTGGTCGCGGTCTGATGATCGGTATCGAGTTTGAAGAATCGATCAAAGAAGTACGTAGCCAGCTTCTTTTCGAAGAAAAAGTATTCACCGGGGTTGCCGGAACCAATACAATCCGCCTGCTTCCGCCGCTTTGCCTGACAATGGATGAAGCGAAAGAATTCCTTGCCCGTTTCAAAAAAGTACTGAATAAATAA
- a CDS encoding S9 family peptidase, producing MKLYKLIFPVACFLLAGNISNAQIMPWENRTETDEYSLASNEKTEIRGKLYLEDVLTGRLIQTKGVGAMNWMKDGERYSRLEQNKKDGGMDVVAYRAKDNTREVIIPSTLFINPLTGKRIGMGSLSWSNNNDKVLIFNNTKRVWRYNTRGDYWVLDLTDKSLRQLGKGLPESSMMFAKFSPDGTRVAYVFENNIYVEDINTGKRTQLTSDGSQTIVNGTFDWVYEEEFSCRDGFRWSPDGKYIAYWQSDTEGTGVFDIINNIDSIYPTIQHFPYPKAGTANSAVKVGYIPAEGGTTTWIDIPGDPRNNYIPRMDFIPESNELFIQQLNREQNTNKVWIARIGSATPENIFTDKDAAWLDTNDNILWLKNNQFFTWESERSGWRHLYRISRDGKEIAPITKGDFDYIQPVGTDLQKGLVYFIASPENYTQRYLYSANLFGKGDVKRLSPESQPGQHRYNMSPTGKWAVHTYSNSVTPPMIDMVSFPKNQSVRILEDNAKAKEQYEALGLNPKEFVKVKSGDLLLDACMIKPVGFDPSKKYPVIIEVYGEPAGSTVQDVWNGGDLWNQYMTNLGYIYVSIENRGANAPRGREWRKCIYGEVGTFASEDQARGIQDLGRQYSFIDLSRIGINGWSGGGSQTLNCMFRYPEVFHTGIAIAAVADQRLYDTVYQERYMNTPQNNPEGYRKGSPITYADGLKGNLLMIHGTGDDNVHYQACEMVVNELVKHGKIFSQISYPMRSHGIYEREGTTLHLRKSMADYWLKHLPAGGK from the coding sequence ATGAAACTTTATAAACTCATCTTTCCGGTAGCCTGTTTCCTGTTAGCCGGAAACATAAGCAACGCACAAATCATGCCTTGGGAAAACCGGACGGAAACAGACGAGTATTCACTTGCCTCCAATGAAAAGACAGAAATACGGGGCAAACTATACCTGGAAGATGTACTTACCGGACGTTTGATCCAAACCAAAGGGGTCGGAGCCATGAACTGGATGAAAGACGGAGAACGGTACAGTCGCCTGGAGCAAAATAAAAAAGACGGCGGCATGGATGTGGTAGCCTACCGGGCCAAAGATAATACCCGTGAAGTGATTATCCCCTCCACCCTATTTATAAACCCATTAACCGGAAAACGTATTGGAATGGGTAGCCTCTCCTGGAGTAATAACAACGACAAGGTACTGATATTTAACAATACCAAACGGGTTTGGCGGTATAACACCCGTGGCGATTATTGGGTACTCGACCTCACCGATAAAAGTCTTCGCCAATTGGGTAAAGGACTACCCGAATCGTCTATGATGTTCGCCAAGTTCTCCCCCGACGGAACTCGGGTAGCATACGTCTTTGAGAATAATATATATGTAGAAGATATCAATACCGGCAAAAGAACACAGTTAACCAGCGATGGAAGTCAAACAATCGTAAACGGCACGTTCGACTGGGTATATGAAGAAGAATTCAGCTGCCGCGACGGTTTCCGCTGGAGTCCGGACGGTAAGTACATAGCCTACTGGCAAAGCGACACGGAAGGGACAGGTGTATTCGATATTATCAATAATATAGACTCCATCTATCCAACCATCCAGCATTTTCCCTATCCGAAAGCCGGTACTGCCAATTCTGCCGTAAAAGTAGGATACATCCCGGCTGAAGGAGGAACAACTACCTGGATCGATATCCCCGGAGATCCCCGCAACAATTACATCCCCCGCATGGATTTTATCCCGGAAAGCAATGAACTGTTCATCCAGCAACTGAACCGGGAACAGAATACCAACAAAGTATGGATCGCCCGAATCGGCAGCGCCACACCGGAAAATATCTTTACCGACAAAGATGCCGCATGGCTGGATACGAACGACAACATCCTGTGGCTGAAGAATAACCAATTTTTCACCTGGGAAAGTGAACGCAGCGGATGGCGTCATTTATATCGCATTAGTCGTGACGGAAAAGAAATAGCACCCATTACCAAAGGTGATTTCGACTATATCCAACCGGTTGGAACCGATCTTCAAAAGGGACTGGTTTATTTTATCGCTTCACCGGAAAACTATACCCAACGTTACCTGTACAGTGCTAACCTGTTCGGTAAAGGAGATGTGAAACGTCTGAGTCCGGAAAGCCAGCCGGGACAACACCGCTATAACATGTCACCGACGGGAAAATGGGCGGTACACACCTACAGCAATTCAGTGACACCACCGATGATCGATATGGTATCATTCCCCAAAAACCAATCCGTCCGTATACTGGAAGACAATGCAAAGGCTAAAGAACAATATGAAGCTCTGGGATTGAATCCGAAAGAGTTTGTCAAAGTAAAATCAGGCGACCTGCTACTGGATGCCTGCATGATCAAACCTGTAGGCTTCGATCCGTCAAAGAAATATCCGGTAATCATCGAAGTCTATGGCGAACCGGCGGGATCGACCGTACAGGACGTATGGAACGGCGGTGACCTTTGGAATCAATATATGACCAACCTGGGATATATCTATGTCAGCATCGAAAACCGTGGAGCGAATGCACCACGCGGGCGTGAATGGCGCAAATGTATCTATGGAGAAGTCGGCACATTCGCATCCGAAGATCAGGCACGCGGCATACAAGACCTGGGACGACAATATTCGTTTATCGACCTGTCCCGCATCGGCATCAACGGATGGAGCGGCGGCGGCAGCCAGACCCTGAACTGCATGTTCCGTTATCCTGAAGTATTCCATACCGGTATTGCGATCGCAGCTGTTGCCGACCAGCGTCTGTACGATACCGTTTATCAGGAACGTTACATGAATACGCCACAAAACAATCCGGAAGGCTATCGCAAAGGTTCGCCCATCACCTATGCCGATGGATTGAAAGGAAACTTACTGATGATACACGGCACCGGTGACGACAACGTACATTACCAAGCCTGCGAAATGGTAGTGAACGAACTGGTCAAACACGGGAAGATATTCAGCCAGATCAGCTATCCGATGCGTAGCCACGGTATCTACGAACGCGAAGGTACGACACTGCATCTGCGGAAAAGTATGGCTGATTACTGGTTAAAACATTTGCCTGCCGGAGGTAAATAA
- a CDS encoding copper resistance protein NlpE N-terminal domain-containing protein: MKKYFIAVAALALLAACSGKKTTEPALIEEESVTVAEAVPDAPALPEITGKTTKPVNMRDSLKVDPKKGTVIQKKYKGTFPAADGPGIVYDLTLFYQQDSDDGVYEMDATYLEAENGQDKTFSSTGKRQVKHGTPNDSEAVVYELIPSDGSMTFYFQAEGDSLTLLNQELQKAASDLNYTLILVP, encoded by the coding sequence ATGAAAAAGTATTTTATCGCAGTAGCAGCTCTGGCTTTATTAGCTGCATGTAGCGGGAAGAAAACAACCGAACCCGCTTTAATAGAAGAAGAAAGCGTAACAGTAGCTGAAGCGGTACCTGATGCACCGGCTTTACCTGAAATAACAGGGAAAACAACCAAGCCTGTGAATATGCGTGATTCGCTGAAGGTTGACCCTAAAAAAGGAACTGTTATCCAAAAAAAATACAAGGGTACATTCCCGGCAGCAGATGGCCCCGGCATCGTTTATGACCTGACTTTGTTCTATCAGCAGGATAGCGACGACGGTGTTTACGAAATGGATGCCACTTACCTGGAAGCCGAAAACGGACAGGACAAGACATTCTCTTCTACCGGTAAACGCCAGGTAAAACATGGCACACCGAACGATTCAGAAGCTGTTGTTTATGAATTGATCCCCAGCGACGGAAGTATGACATTCTATTTCCAGGCAGAGGGCGACAGTCTGACACTATTGAATCAGGAATTGCAAAAAGCAGCATCCGATCTGAATTATACCCTGATATTAGTTCCGTAA
- a CDS encoding proline dehydrogenase family protein codes for MLDFNNTEIAFSSKSQSELKNAYLLFNTIKYPWLVKCASFASNIALKIHFPLAWAVKPTLYKQFVGGETLQDCTKAIDHLRKFNVRSTLDFSAEGEQTPEGIQATFEETIRSIDFAKGNDNLAYAVFKPSTIITDELLAKASEKRSELTIEEVVEFRKFKERFMAFCQQAYENDVRLIVDAEDYCFQDALDELTDEAMRKFNKKRAIVFATLQMYRHDRMPYLRRILDDATEKGYIAGVKFVRGAYMEAERARAAALGYPDPICKDKKATDENFDAAVRFTMDHLDHMEMFMGTHNEESNYKLAKLIDEKGLDRNDSRIFFAQLLGMSDNISFNLAHEGYNVTKYVPYAAVREVLPYLIRRAEENTSVAGQTSRELKMLQSELNRRKKVKQ; via the coding sequence ATGTTAGACTTTAATAATACCGAGATTGCATTTTCATCCAAATCGCAGTCTGAACTGAAAAACGCTTACTTACTATTCAACACAATCAAATATCCGTGGTTGGTAAAATGTGCCAGCTTCGCTAGTAATATCGCCTTAAAAATTCATTTTCCCCTTGCGTGGGCAGTAAAGCCAACCTTGTATAAACAGTTTGTCGGTGGTGAGACCTTGCAGGATTGTACGAAGGCTATTGACCATCTTCGCAAGTTCAATGTGCGTTCTACGCTCGATTTCTCTGCCGAGGGTGAACAGACTCCCGAGGGGATTCAGGCTACCTTTGAAGAGACGATACGTTCGATCGACTTTGCCAAGGGAAACGACAACTTGGCTTATGCCGTATTCAAACCTTCTACTATTATAACGGATGAATTACTGGCAAAGGCTTCCGAAAAACGCAGCGAACTGACTATCGAGGAGGTGGTGGAATTTCGTAAATTCAAAGAACGTTTCATGGCTTTTTGCCAGCAGGCGTATGAGAATGATGTCCGTTTGATCGTCGATGCAGAGGATTACTGTTTCCAGGATGCCCTGGATGAACTGACTGATGAAGCGATGCGGAAATTCAATAAAAAGCGGGCGATCGTATTTGCCACTTTGCAAATGTACCGCCACGACCGTATGCCTTATCTGCGCCGTATCCTGGATGATGCCACGGAAAAAGGGTATATTGCCGGAGTCAAGTTTGTGAGGGGTGCTTATATGGAAGCCGAACGTGCACGTGCAGCTGCTTTAGGCTATCCCGATCCGATCTGTAAAGATAAAAAGGCAACGGATGAGAATTTTGATGCAGCCGTGCGGTTTACTATGGATCATTTGGATCATATGGAAATGTTTATGGGGACACATAATGAGGAGAGTAATTATAAATTGGCAAAACTGATAGATGAAAAGGGGCTTGACAGGAATGATTCGCGTATCTTTTTTGCCCAGTTGTTGGGAATGAGTGATAATATCTCATTCAATCTGGCACATGAAGGATATAACGTGACGAAATATGTACCTTATGCAGCGGTAAGGGAAGTTTTGCCTTACCTGATCCGCCGGGCAGAAGAAAATACGTCGGTAGCCGGACAGACCAGTCGTGAACTGAAAATGTTGCAGTCTGAGTTGAATCGCCGTAAAAAAGTAAAACAATAA
- the proC gene encoding pyrroline-5-carboxylate reductase, with translation MKITIIGAGNIGGAIARGLAKGNMFKASDITCTAQSQATLDKIKAANPDFVVLSDNIEAVKGADIIVIAVKPWRVEEIIDQIKGVLDSDKQIIVSVAAGITFETLNAYLTKKTSYEDWVTPALFRIMPNTAIEVLSSMTFVSAHNASKEQCDLIINIFNELGNAMLVEERLMGAGTALASSGIAFALRYIRAAIEGGVELGFYPKQAQEIVVHTVKGATDLLLENKSNPEMEIDKVTTPGGITIKGLNEMEMSGFTSSVIKGLKASK, from the coding sequence ATGAAAATAACTATTATCGGAGCCGGAAATATCGGTGGTGCTATTGCCCGGGGACTGGCAAAAGGAAATATGTTCAAAGCATCGGATATCACCTGTACGGCACAGTCGCAAGCAACATTGGATAAGATCAAAGCTGCCAATCCTGATTTTGTCGTATTATCCGACAACATCGAAGCCGTGAAAGGAGCCGACATCATTGTCATAGCAGTAAAGCCCTGGCGGGTGGAAGAAATTATCGACCAGATAAAAGGCGTACTCGATTCCGACAAACAGATCATTGTTTCAGTAGCTGCAGGAATCACTTTCGAGACACTGAATGCCTATCTTACGAAGAAAACCAGTTACGAAGACTGGGTGACACCGGCGCTTTTCCGCATCATGCCCAATACGGCTATCGAAGTATTGAGCAGCATGACCTTTGTCTCTGCACACAATGCATCGAAAGAGCAATGTGACCTGATCATCAATATATTTAATGAACTGGGAAATGCCATGCTGGTGGAAGAACGTCTGATGGGTGCCGGAACAGCGTTGGCTTCCAGTGGTATTGCTTTTGCCCTCCGCTATATCCGTGCTGCGATCGAAGGCGGTGTAGAACTCGGCTTCTACCCGAAACAGGCACAGGAGATCGTTGTTCACACGGTAAAAGGGGCTACGGACCTGTTACTGGAGAATAAAAGTAATCCCGAAATGGAAATAGATAAAGTGACTACTCCGGGCGGCATTACGATCAAAGGTTTAAATGAAATGGAAATGTCCGGCTTCACCTCATCTGTGATCAAAGGATTGAAAGCAAGCAAGTAA
- a CDS encoding mechanosensitive ion channel family protein — MKRLVLCFAALAVIFLMPGRAASQIREKAEGLLNAVIAENKTDEIPADSLSILAEMHRKDSIRMQELELQLQEMKLNEIMLRSERDDALYKHITTDSLKKEEQRRSIDSLRTLTPGVPLIIDGDTLLTFYAKRGGVSAYDRTENAVNMILKIGKDLSLKNDSVYLFRSEYQTDIMYGEKVILSVTDQDALWLNTERDELAKTYLFVVSDKIQSLKKEHGILQVTKRVALFILVLVVQYLLFKLTNYLFRKLRRRIIWLKQNKLKSITIRDYEFLNTHRQGRILIFLNNILRYIVLLIQLMFSVPMLFAIFPQTENLAMRLFTYIIEPIKMVLKSVVEYIPNLFIIIVIYYCVKYIIKGIQYIANEIESEKLKITGFYPDWAQPSFNIIRFLLYAFMIAMIYPYLPGSDSGVFQGISVFVGLIVSLGSSTVIGNIIAGLVITYMRPFKLGDRIKLNETTGNVIEKTPFVTRIRTPKNEVVTIPNSFIMSSHTVNYSASARQFGLIIHSTVSIGYDVPWRQVHQLLIDAARSTPGVMPHPKPFVLETELQDYYPCYQINAYIKEADQLSQIYSDLHQNIQDIFNEAGIEIMSPHYYAERDGSAITIPSEYQKKPDSPDKK; from the coding sequence ATGAAACGTTTGGTGTTATGTTTTGCCGCCCTTGCGGTTATATTCCTTATGCCGGGTCGGGCTGCATCCCAGATCAGAGAAAAGGCCGAAGGATTACTGAATGCTGTTATTGCAGAGAATAAGACAGATGAGATCCCAGCCGATTCTTTATCTATCCTGGCAGAAATGCATCGCAAAGATTCTATCAGGATGCAGGAGCTGGAACTTCAGTTACAGGAGATGAAGCTAAATGAAATCATGCTCCGCTCCGAACGGGATGATGCGTTATACAAACATATCACAACCGATTCGCTGAAAAAAGAAGAGCAACGCCGCAGTATCGATTCACTGAGGACACTGACACCCGGTGTTCCTCTTATTATCGACGGTGATACACTTCTTACTTTTTATGCCAAAAGAGGGGGTGTATCCGCCTATGACCGGACAGAGAATGCCGTCAATATGATCCTGAAGATCGGCAAAGACCTCAGCCTGAAAAACGACTCCGTATATTTGTTCAGAAGCGAATACCAAACGGATATCATGTATGGGGAAAAGGTGATACTAAGTGTCACTGACCAGGATGCTCTTTGGCTGAACACGGAAAGGGATGAACTAGCCAAAACATACCTGTTTGTCGTCAGTGATAAAATACAGTCACTGAAAAAAGAACATGGTATTCTCCAGGTTACCAAACGAGTTGCCTTGTTTATCCTGGTGCTGGTTGTCCAGTATCTCCTGTTCAAGCTGACCAACTATCTGTTCAGAAAACTACGCCGTCGTATCATCTGGCTGAAACAGAACAAACTCAAGTCCATCACCATACGGGATTACGAATTTCTGAATACCCATCGGCAAGGAAGGATACTTATATTCCTGAACAACATCCTTCGTTATATAGTATTGCTGATACAGCTCATGTTCAGTGTCCCGATGCTGTTTGCCATATTCCCGCAAACAGAGAATCTGGCAATGAGATTATTCACTTATATTATCGAACCGATCAAAATGGTTCTCAAATCTGTAGTTGAATATATTCCTAATCTGTTCATCATCATTGTCATTTATTACTGCGTAAAATATATCATTAAGGGTATTCAGTATATAGCGAATGAGATCGAAAGCGAGAAACTGAAAATCACCGGATTCTATCCGGACTGGGCACAGCCCTCTTTCAATATTATACGTTTCCTGCTGTATGCGTTTATGATCGCCATGATCTATCCCTATCTGCCGGGGTCTGACTCAGGCGTATTCCAGGGTATTTCAGTCTTTGTCGGACTGATCGTTTCTTTGGGATCAAGTACGGTTATCGGAAATATCATCGCAGGTCTGGTCATTACTTATATGCGTCCGTTCAAACTGGGTGACCGCATCAAGTTAAACGAGACAACAGGGAATGTGATTGAAAAAACACCGTTCGTCACCCGTATCCGCACACCGAAGAATGAAGTGGTTACCATTCCGAACTCATTCATCATGTCGTCACATACAGTCAATTACAGCGCGTCCGCCCGTCAGTTCGGCCTGATCATTCACTCGACCGTCAGTATCGGATATGATGTTCCCTGGCGCCAGGTCCACCAATTACTGATCGATGCGGCACGTTCCACTCCGGGTGTTATGCCACATCCGAAACCTTTCGTTCTGGAAACGGAATTGCAGGACTATTATCCCTGCTATCAAATAAATGCCTATATAAAGGAGGCTGATCAATTATCGCAGATATATTCCGATCTGCATCAGAACATACAGGATATATTCAATGAAGCGGGCATAGAGATCATGTCGCCTCATTATTATGCAGAACGTGACGGAAGTGCCATCACGATTCCTTCTGAGTATCAGAAGAAGCCGGACAGCCCGGATAAAAAATAA
- a CDS encoding aminopeptidase C, translating into MKKLIAASLMLACAFSTTNVGAQEKEGEKEEGFIFTTVKENPITSIKNQNRAGTCWCYSTMAFLESELLRMGKGEYDLSEMFTVYHTYQDRADMAVRTHGDASFSQGGSFYDVIYGMEAFGLVPEEEMRPGVMYSDTLSNHGELSALTDAMVGAMAGGKVKKFQYDENYNLLWKKAVAAVHEIYLGKAPEKFTYKGKEYTPKSFYESTGLKPSDYVSLTSYTHHPFYTQFSLEIQDNWRHALSYNLPIDEFMEVFDNAINTGYTIAWGSDVSESGFTRDGVAVMPDNEKVQELSGSDMAHWLKMKPEEKKLNTKPQPQKWCTQAERQLAYDNWETTDDHGMQIYGIAKDQEGNEYYMVKNSWGTSNKYNGIWYASKAFVRYKTMNIVVHKDALPKAIKSKLGIK; encoded by the coding sequence ATGAAGAAACTTATTGCTGCCAGCCTGATGCTGGCTTGTGCGTTCTCTACAACAAATGTCGGAGCACAAGAAAAAGAAGGAGAAAAAGAAGAAGGTTTCATTTTTACGACCGTAAAGGAAAACCCGATTACATCCATTAAGAATCAGAACCGGGCAGGTACTTGCTGGTGCTACTCTACCATGGCTTTCCTGGAATCGGAATTGCTTCGTATGGGAAAGGGAGAATATGATCTTTCAGAGATGTTTACCGTTTACCACACTTATCAGGATCGTGCCGATATGGCTGTCCGTACTCATGGTGATGCTTCATTCTCGCAGGGTGGGTCTTTCTATGATGTGATTTACGGAATGGAAGCTTTCGGTTTGGTGCCGGAAGAAGAAATGCGCCCCGGGGTGATGTATAGCGATACATTGAGTAACCATGGAGAGTTGTCTGCCCTCACAGATGCTATGGTAGGTGCTATGGCCGGCGGTAAAGTAAAAAAATTCCAGTATGACGAGAATTACAACCTGTTGTGGAAAAAGGCTGTAGCTGCCGTACATGAAATCTATCTGGGAAAAGCTCCGGAAAAGTTTACTTATAAGGGAAAGGAATACACTCCGAAGTCATTCTATGAATCTACAGGATTAAAACCGTCGGATTATGTATCGTTGACTTCTTATACGCATCATCCGTTCTATACGCAGTTTTCGCTGGAAATCCAGGATAACTGGCGTCACGCATTGTCTTACAACCTGCCGATCGACGAGTTCATGGAAGTGTTCGACAATGCGATCAATACAGGTTATACGATTGCCTGGGGATCCGACGTAAGTGAGTCCGGCTTTACCCGCGACGGTGTAGCTGTTATGCCTGACAACGAAAAGGTACAGGAACTGAGCGGATCGGACATGGCTCATTGGTTGAAGATGAAACCGGAAGAAAAGAAATTGAATACGAAACCGCAACCGCAGAAATGGTGTACGCAGGCAGAACGCCAGTTGGCTTACGATAATTGGGAAACTACCGACGACCATGGCATGCAGATCTACGGTATTGCCAAAGATCAGGAAGGAAACGAATATTACATGGTGAAAAACTCTTGGGGGACATCTAATAAATATAACGGTATTTGGTATGCTTCAAAAGCATTCGTACGTTACAAAACGATGAATATTGTTGTTCACAAAGATGCACTGCCTAAAGCTATTAAATCTAAATTAGGTATCAAGTAA